AAGTTGTTCGTCTACCTGTCCAGTACTCCCAACCTACAGGCGATATCCGCCAAACGCATTCTTAAAGGCAGCTTGCAGCGGTTCTACCTCCACACCCCATAGAGTCGCAATCTCAGCGCTGACATCCGCGTTCCACCATTCGCATAATTTTTTGCGATTATCCCGATTTTCTCCGATCCAGAGCAGATTGGCGATGACCTTCCCATAATATAATTCCTCCGCCTGCTTCATCAGCTCGGGAGAGATATATACCTTTAGCTTTTTGGCTGTTCGATACAGCTCCTTGCTGCATGCTCTTCGGATCCCTCGGGCAGAAGGCAGCTTCTGGCCTGGGGTGTTATGTTTGACCGGGGGAGTACCGGGTGCTGATTTAAATGACATTTTCTCACGCTCCTCTCCCGATACCATATGCAAACGGCTGCCTGCGGGACACTATACCAGACGGGTGAAGTAGCAACAGCTAGAGGCCTGTGATAAAATAGGGACGAACATCCATGGTGCGGAAGGGCACTGCCAATCAGGATGAAGAAAGAGGGTCGAGATGGACGTTATTCATAACATTGTCAATCAATTATTCGATTGGATTCAGAGTCTTGGATACTTTGGAATTATGCTTGGACTAATGCTTGAAGTTATTCCGAGTGAAATTGTACTGGCATATGGAGGTTTTCTCGTTTCACAAGGCCATATTAATTTTTTCGGTGCATTGATTTTTGGTACCGTGGGCGGTGTCATAGCCCAGCTATTTATTTACTGGATTGGCCGTTATGGCGGAAGACCTGTACTTGAACGCTACGGAAAATACATACTGATCCAGAAAAAGCACATCGACCATTCCGAAGAGTGGTTCCGCAAGTATGGGACAGGGGTCATTTTCACGGCGCGTTTTGTTCCGGTCGTAAGGCATGCCATATCGATTCCTGCCGGCATATCCAAAATGCATACGGGTCGATTTATTTTGCTGACAACCCTCGCTGTTATACCTTGGTCTGCATTGTTTATATATTTAGGGATGATACTTGGAGATCAATGGCAACATATCAACGAGAAAGCGGCACCTTATATTATGCC
Above is a window of Paenibacillus sp. E222 DNA encoding:
- a CDS encoding dehydrogenase, encoding MSFKSAPGTPPVKHNTPGQKLPSARGIRRACSKELYRTAKKLKVYISPELMKQAEELYYGKVIANLLWIGENRDNRKKLCEWWNADVSAEIATLWGVEVEPLQAAFKNAFGGYRL
- a CDS encoding DedA family protein, with the translated sequence MDVIHNIVNQLFDWIQSLGYFGIMLGLMLEVIPSEIVLAYGGFLVSQGHINFFGALIFGTVGGVIAQLFIYWIGRYGGRPVLERYGKYILIQKKHIDHSEEWFRKYGTGVIFTARFVPVVRHAISIPAGISKMHTGRFILLTTLAVIPWSALFIYLGMILGDQWQHINEKAAPYIMPILLVALALMIIYVLIKWMNARKKKGSV